One window of Candidatus Binatia bacterium genomic DNA carries:
- the csb2 gene encoding type I-U CRISPR-associated protein Csb2 produces MRIVLRQVFPLGRFHATPWRVNPFDDPHGEWPPSPWRFARAVVARWYQWARESKDPRSDGELDKLVRALCTSSYAFWLSPAARRGAPLRQYFPADFDWDPAVKGKPGMRSYRRSLAQDNYWCTLRGDEGAVWWFIDGPDWSDELATVLDRCLERMIYFGRAESFSRMYRESVSFPQPNCELFEEPRGDRVPVLVPSPEARRSDLERTTEDPSVAGRSLPPGARYLYAARPPRPFTSEKRQLRSMHSSRNLIQFAIGWTVQPELRAVARLTSRFRGRVLRELLKEKANGRAVTWSRASRELRNAVALIAGKDADGKPLQGHRHAEFFVWCEDGCPTRLMVWRSSTFEREEEQAILAAAAQPVSWAAPGDDSDAWKVRLVPLDRSVPPPPGFGDGAWQVWESMVPYVPARRYLRGGKLRAREAVEHQVRRELALRGVAGAEQTNVEVLGSSWVAVHLPRVEARARTSWGDRRGYRLRLEFPEPVPGPLRLGHSASFGVGLFKPVA; encoded by the coding sequence ATGAGGATCGTCCTCCGACAAGTGTTCCCCCTGGGCCGTTTTCACGCCACACCGTGGCGGGTGAATCCTTTCGACGACCCCCATGGCGAGTGGCCGCCGAGCCCGTGGCGCTTTGCTCGTGCTGTGGTCGCACGGTGGTACCAATGGGCGCGAGAATCCAAGGATCCACGCTCGGATGGCGAGCTCGACAAGCTTGTGCGGGCCCTTTGCACGAGCTCGTATGCATTTTGGCTTTCTCCGGCTGCCCGTAGAGGTGCTCCCCTGCGCCAATATTTTCCAGCGGACTTTGACTGGGATCCGGCGGTAAAAGGTAAGCCGGGGATGCGCTCGTATCGCCGCAGCTTGGCGCAAGACAATTATTGGTGCACGCTCCGAGGGGATGAAGGCGCCGTGTGGTGGTTCATCGATGGGCCGGATTGGAGCGACGAGCTGGCGACCGTGCTAGACCGCTGCCTCGAGCGCATGATTTACTTTGGTAGGGCGGAGTCGTTCTCGCGCATGTATCGCGAGTCCGTCAGTTTTCCCCAGCCTAACTGCGAGCTCTTCGAGGAACCGCGAGGGGACAGAGTGCCGGTTTTGGTACCTTCTCCGGAGGCTAGACGCTCGGACCTCGAACGAACGACCGAGGATCCCAGTGTGGCCGGGCGCTCGCTGCCCCCTGGTGCGCGGTACCTTTACGCCGCCCGTCCGCCGCGCCCGTTCACTTCCGAAAAACGGCAGTTACGTTCCATGCACTCGAGCCGAAACTTGATTCAGTTCGCCATAGGCTGGACCGTGCAACCGGAACTCCGCGCGGTAGCGCGTTTGACGTCGCGCTTCCGCGGCAGGGTGCTGCGCGAGCTCCTGAAGGAGAAGGCGAATGGTCGCGCGGTAACATGGTCTCGCGCTTCCAGGGAACTTCGCAACGCGGTTGCCTTGATCGCCGGGAAAGACGCTGACGGCAAGCCACTGCAAGGACACCGGCACGCAGAGTTTTTTGTTTGGTGCGAGGACGGCTGCCCCACGCGCCTCATGGTTTGGCGCAGCAGCACCTTCGAAAGGGAGGAAGAACAAGCCATCTTAGCTGCTGCCGCGCAGCCAGTTTCCTGGGCAGCGCCGGGCGACGACAGCGATGCGTGGAAGGTGCGGCTGGTGCCGCTGGATCGCAGTGTTCCTCCGCCACCGGGGTTTGGCGATGGAGCGTGGCAGGTATGGGAGTCCATGGTTCCGTACGTGCCGGCGCGCCGATACTTGCGGGGCGGGAAGCTACGCGCGCGGGAAGCGGTAGAACATCAAGTGCGGCGCGAGCTCGCGTTGCGGGGCGTTGCCGGTGCCGAACAAACGAATGTGGAGGTGCTCGGCTCGTCGTGGGTCGCGGTGCATTTGCCGCGGGTCGAGGCAAGAGCGCGCACATCGTGGGGCGACCGCCGCGGGTACCGGCTGCGCTTGGAGTTTCCAGAGCCCGTCCCCGGGCCCCTGCGGTTGGGGCACTCCGCCAGCTTTGGGGTCGGCTTGTTCAAACCGGTCGCGTAG
- a CDS encoding type I-U CRISPR-associated protein Cas7, with protein sequence MSKATRVNPGAVLRGESPFVLVATLRPVAGLDRFQPAGFPEVGHVIYKAPRTSGEQVWEESVCIVDSAASMANHLEAVCLRGPHDYELVDDLAGMPYLRCVTGASENGRLDLDKREVVVTSLTEGHRIASTYFLEGQVIDERGALCTKPHGQAQGKKKGQANQASALEFQEVLIEKFGIELPGSKKAHPPAEKWWNVFQTIFRYDPNALVHGVLFPQWQIKIPRVLTAHLEAFGAGRVDRSGVKFDRLGMTTSGQPIFAVDDATAREIRATFILDTALVRSFGRGNGDGWLGLRENQQEFLVALALWKIKRLLEKPFRFRSGCHLECVGLKSNGEEAEIDVNIREAIEKAGFEEPRVTDLYWPREALYRVGAEEPAEAGSAGEEEEDAAE encoded by the coding sequence GTGTCTAAGGCAACGAGAGTGAACCCAGGGGCCGTGTTGCGGGGAGAGTCCCCGTTCGTTCTGGTGGCCACACTGCGGCCCGTGGCCGGGTTGGATCGCTTCCAGCCCGCTGGCTTCCCCGAGGTAGGACACGTCATCTACAAGGCACCGCGAACGAGCGGGGAGCAAGTTTGGGAGGAAAGTGTTTGTATCGTGGATAGCGCGGCCAGCATGGCCAACCACCTCGAGGCGGTGTGCTTGCGCGGCCCCCATGACTACGAACTCGTGGACGATCTAGCGGGCATGCCCTACCTGCGCTGCGTGACCGGTGCATCCGAAAACGGCCGGCTAGACCTAGATAAACGTGAAGTCGTGGTGACAAGCTTAACGGAAGGCCACCGCATCGCTTCGACGTACTTTCTCGAAGGTCAAGTGATCGATGAACGCGGTGCCCTTTGCACTAAGCCGCATGGGCAAGCACAGGGGAAGAAGAAAGGGCAAGCCAACCAGGCGAGTGCATTGGAGTTTCAGGAGGTTCTCATTGAGAAATTCGGCATCGAACTCCCCGGGAGTAAGAAAGCCCATCCGCCGGCGGAAAAGTGGTGGAACGTGTTCCAGACCATCTTCCGGTACGACCCGAACGCCCTCGTACACGGTGTTCTCTTTCCGCAGTGGCAAATTAAGATCCCGCGAGTCTTGACCGCTCATCTTGAAGCCTTCGGTGCGGGCCGTGTGGACCGCTCCGGGGTGAAGTTCGACCGCCTGGGAATGACCACCTCAGGGCAACCGATTTTTGCGGTCGACGATGCCACGGCGAGGGAAATCCGCGCCACGTTCATCCTCGACACCGCGCTCGTGCGGTCATTCGGCCGCGGAAACGGCGACGGATGGCTCGGTCTTCGCGAGAATCAACAGGAGTTTTTGGTCGCGCTGGCGTTGTGGAAGATCAAGCGCCTCTTGGAGAAACCTTTCCGTTTCCGCTCCGGCTGCCACCTCGAATGTGTGGGTTTGAAGAGCAACGGCGAAGAGGCGGAGATCGACGTGAATATTCGCGAGGCCATTGAGAAGGCAGGGTTCGAGGAGCCGCGAGTGACCGACCTCTATTGGCCACGGGAGGCACTCTACCGTGTCGGCGCTGAGGAACCGGCAGAGGCGGGCTCGGCCGGCGAGGAAGAAGAGGACGCTGCGGAGTGA